The following proteins are encoded in a genomic region of Nonomuraea muscovyensis:
- the selA gene encoding L-seryl-tRNA(Sec) selenium transferase, whose product MMDHRRSIPRTDVLLADPRLAEAGRRLGSERVKGVVVAMQQRAREGAISPEEVLPAALAALPASASGLRRVINATGVLLHTNLGRAPLSAAAREAVDRAAGATDIELDLDTGARGRRGRTALATLATAVPEAEAVHVVNNNAAALALAATTFAAGREIVISRGELIEIGDGFRLPDLLVATGARLREVGTTNRTAVRDYAEAIGPDTGMVLKVHPSNYRIEGFTASVPIAELEALCRRHRVPLVGDAGSGLLRPEPLLPDEPDVATWLRQGADLVTTSGDKLLGGPQSGLIFGRAELVEQLRRHPLARALRVDKLTLAALEATVGGPGTPTLDALHADAAGLRRRAGELAARLRDKAVAAEVVDSAGVVGGGGAPGVRLRGAAVALDERLAGVLRRGEPPVLGRVERGRCLLDLRAVPEADDETLLNAVLAVAHHVPD is encoded by the coding sequence ATGATGGATCATCGTCGGTCGATCCCGCGCACGGACGTGCTGCTCGCCGACCCACGACTGGCCGAGGCTGGTCGGCGGCTGGGGTCCGAGCGCGTCAAGGGCGTGGTCGTCGCCATGCAGCAGCGTGCCAGGGAGGGGGCCATCTCGCCGGAGGAGGTCCTGCCGGCGGCGCTGGCGGCGCTGCCGGCCAGCGCCTCCGGGCTGCGACGCGTGATCAACGCCACCGGCGTGCTGCTCCACACCAACCTGGGCCGCGCCCCGCTGTCCGCCGCCGCCCGCGAGGCGGTGGACAGGGCCGCCGGCGCCACCGACATCGAGCTGGACCTCGACACGGGCGCACGCGGCAGGCGTGGGCGGACGGCCTTGGCCACTCTGGCCACCGCCGTACCCGAGGCCGAGGCCGTACACGTGGTCAACAACAACGCAGCCGCCCTCGCCCTGGCGGCCACCACGTTCGCCGCCGGCCGGGAGATCGTCATCAGCCGGGGCGAGCTCATCGAGATCGGCGACGGCTTCCGCCTGCCCGACCTGCTCGTCGCCACCGGAGCGCGGCTGCGCGAGGTGGGCACCACGAATCGCACCGCGGTCCGCGACTACGCCGAGGCGATCGGCCCGGACACCGGGATGGTGCTCAAGGTGCACCCGTCCAACTACCGCATCGAGGGCTTCACCGCGTCTGTCCCGATCGCCGAGCTCGAGGCGCTGTGCCGGCGGCACCGGGTCCCGCTCGTGGGCGACGCGGGCTCCGGGCTGCTGCGGCCCGAGCCGCTGCTGCCGGACGAGCCCGATGTGGCCACCTGGCTGCGCCAGGGCGCCGACCTGGTCACCACCAGCGGTGACAAGCTGCTCGGCGGCCCGCAGAGTGGGCTGATCTTCGGCCGGGCGGAGCTGGTCGAGCAGTTGCGGCGCCACCCGCTGGCGCGGGCGCTGCGGGTGGACAAGCTCACCCTCGCCGCGCTGGAGGCAACGGTCGGCGGCCCCGGCACGCCCACCCTCGACGCGCTGCACGCCGACGCCGCCGGGCTGCGCCGCCGGGCCGGGGAGCTGGCGGCCCGGCTGCGCGACAAGGCGGTCGCGGCCGAGGTGGTGGACAGCGCCGGCGTGGTCGGCGGCGGTGGCGCGCCGGGGGTGCGGCTGCGGGGCGCGGCCGTGGCCCTCGACGAGCGCCTGGCCGGCGTGCTGCGCCGTGGTGAGCCGCCCGTGCTCGGGCGGGTGGAGCGCGGGCGATGCCTCCTCGACCTGCGTGCCGTTCCGGAGGCCGACGACGAGACGTTGCTGAACGCCGTCCTGGCCGTGGCCCATCATGTGCCGGACTGA